A region of the Candidatus Zixiibacteriota bacterium genome:
GGCAGGCCGGATCGTCCTGACCGATATAGGCTTCGATTTCAACGATTCGCGCTGACATACGTCCCGCCGGAGAGTTATAGACGAGATATTTCCCCAACATCTCGGGAGCTACCTCAAGAGTTGGGCGCTCGTAGAAACTTCGGAGTAATTTCTTGAACCGTTTCGGCATGTTATGTATGCGCAGCGCTGGACTACACCAGACCGCCATCGTTTATGAACGGATTGTTAACCCGCTCACTGCCAATGGTGGTTTCGGGACCGTGTCCCGGATAACAAACGATGTTGTCGGGCAATTTCAACAGCTTACGCTTGATCGAATCGATCAATTGACCGTAGGAGCCGCCGGGGAAATCGGTCCGTCCTATCGAACCCCAGAACAGGGTGTCGCCGGTGAAAATCAGATTGGCCTTTTCATCCAATAAACAGACGCCCCCCCGGGTGTGGCCGGGAGTTGCCAGCACCTTGAAATGGATCGAACCAATGTTGAGATCCTGTTCGTCGGTAAGAATATAATCCGCTTCAGGAGCTACAATCGGAAAACCAACCAAAGCGGAAACGTTTTCCGAAGGATTGGCCATGAGGGTTTGATCGCCGTCACCTAAATATAGCGGCAGGTCGAAATGTTCCTTTATCTCCCCTACGGCAGCGATGTGGTCGCCATGGCCGTGGGTCAACAGAATTGCTTTGGGCTTGAATCCAGCCTTATCGACCTGTTCGATGATGGTCTCCGCTTCCTCGCCGGGATCGATAATAACACCGTCCAGAGTCTGCGGGTCCCAATACAGATAGCAGTTGACCTGAAAGACGCCAACCACGAGTGTTTTTAATTCCATACTGCCCCGCAAGATAGCGTCGCAAGAACGGATGTCAACGCCAATCTGGGGACCGAACGGGATCGTCAGGTGGCCGGTTATTTACTGACCGGTCAAGGGATTGCCTGGTGGTACAAGGTGGTTCCTTTTGTGAAAAGAATCACTTTTCCCGTTGATTCTTTGGGGGGCACCTGGTATATTGACAGCTTCAAATTCAGGAGGATTTTAATGGCCGCCCAGGTAGCGGATTTGAAAGGCAAAATTCAGCCCCTGAGAGAGCGATTGGATACGCTCGGGAGGTATCTTTGACCTCGATAAGCGTATCGAGAAAGTAAACGCGCTCGAGAAGAAATCCACACAGTCCGATTTCTGGGACGACAATCAAGCCGCCCAGGCGGTACTTAAAGAAATCTCGGTCCACAAACGCTGGATCGATGCCCACCAGAAATTGAGCCGAGATCTTTCCGATACGGAAGAGCTTATCGACATGAGTGGAACGGATATCAGCGGAGCCGACATGAAGGCTCTGGAGGCAACTGTCGGCGATGTCGAACAAGCTCTGGAGAAACTGGAGTTCGAGGCGCTGCTGTCCGGTCCGGACGATCATCGCGATGCAATTTTAACGATTCACCC
Encoded here:
- a CDS encoding MBL fold metallo-hydrolase gives rise to the protein MELKTLVVGVFQVNCYLYWDPQTLDGVIIDPGEEAETIIEQVDKAGFKPKAILLTHGHGDHIAAVGEIKEHFDLPLYLGDGDQTLMANPSENVSALVGFPIVAPEADYILTDEQDLNIGSIHFKVLATPGHTRGGVCLLDEKANLIFTGDTLFWGSIGRTDFPGGSYGQLIDSIKRKLLKLPDNIVCYPGHGPETTIGSERVNNPFINDGGLV